From a region of the Sesamum indicum cultivar Zhongzhi No. 13 linkage group LG3, S_indicum_v1.0, whole genome shotgun sequence genome:
- the LOC105157840 gene encoding putative disease resistance RPP13-like protein 1, with translation MLEEVCKYIDDMVDEWNFAALKRRIEGRSEDLSLPWASKKVCPLIPSSSSFMCFKKVVIRRDMVKNITELRERLDVIAVKKDLYGLRPLVRSGDRGTVRLPSTSLVHEKMVYGRDTDKKILVRKLMLEVVQVGPQVISIVGATGIGKTTLAELVYNDNLLKNYFDVRVSVWVSDDFSPATIANSIELKVLLNRLRDCISGKKFLLFLDDVWTEDYSKWEPLKESLNCGDPGSKILVTTRNERVARMMGSDEIHYLGRLSDEDCWMLMKDIAFCGQHEEAHQEFEVISREIAKNCNGLPLAAKFLGSLLRTKRTKQEWESILQSVIWEVHVSEAGLFPLLFLSYKDLSPVIKQCFLYCGVFPQKSEIVVEKLIRMWMALGYLSQTERMSDLESRGIEYFENLIMYSVFKDFVVHGDRVYCKIDETMHDFAQFLKRTKSQDHNHGVNAKKKLSLQDYSQPLVSQAQVYRSLICQNELPSERFYVITCLRVLSLCECDMQEIPSSIEALIHLRYLDLSGNGSITGVSESVCKLYYLQTLYLSNCWLRQIPRKIGNLIYLRHLDFSWNSYIEELPEPICNLYDLRTLNIAYCSRLSRLPRGIEKLSRLRHLPNDETEILHQIPQGLEKLTGLQTLRLFHAGKDWSKLGYLERLDQLSESLELKIRLHDREDVNEARKAALRRKINIQRLKIYFLDAMRRTEGEVSISNETMEALQPSPNLHYLTIHGYKGTKFPAWISSSLSHLKVLEFQGFSNITTLPCLGKLPELKELSVWVMEDLRSVGREFLGIEGNTDGSTPSSGVVISFPNLESLSLRGCPNWEEWEDITAEEEKMGSLLIMPHLKQLAIHACRLTQLPHRLLRKASSLQHLTIERSFNLLEHYGKNGSGSRFLSHIPHVTVS, from the exons ATGCTGGAAGAAGTGTGCAAGTATATAGACGACATGGTGGACGAATGGAACTTTGCTGCTCTTAAGCGTCGGATTGAAGGTCGATCTGAGGATCTTTCTTTGCCTTGGGCGTCGAAGAAGGTTTGTCCTCTTATcccatcttcttcttctttcatgTGTTTTAAGAAGGTTGTAATACGTCGAGATATGGTCAAGAATATAACGGAATTGAGAGAAAGGCTGGATGTGATTGCGGTGAAGAAAGATCTATATGGTTTAAGACCCCTTGTGCGATCTGGTGATCGAGGAACAGTTAGACTTCCATCTACTTCTTTAGTTCACGAAAAGATGGTTTATGGTCGAGACACTGATAAAAAGATTCTTGTGAGAAAACTCATGCTTGAAGTAGTTCAAGTAGGTCCCCAAGTTATTTCTATAGTTGGGGCCACGGGAATTGGGAAGACGACTCTTGCTGAACTCGTATACAATGATAATCTTCTGAAAAACTATTTCGATGTTAGAGTTTCGGTTTGGGTTTCTGATGATTTCAGTCCGGCTACAATTGCTAACTCGATT GAATTGAAGGTGCTGTTGAATCGCTTAAGAGACTGCATTTCAGGGAAAAAGTTCCTTCTTTTCCTAGACGATGTTTGGACAGAGGACTACTCCAAATGGGAACCGCTTAAAGAATCTCTTAATTGTGGTGACCCTGGAAGTAAAATTTTGGTGACAACACGAAATGAAAGGGTTGCAAGAATGATGGGCAGTGACGAGATTCATTATTTAGGCAGACTATCTGATGAAGACTGCTGGATGCTAATGAAAGATATAGCATTTTGCGGTCAACATGAGGAGGCTCATCAAGAATTCGAAGTTATCTCCAGGGAAATAGCTAAGAATTGCAATGGCTTGCCGCTTGCTGCAAAGTTCTTGGGAAGCCTTTTACGTACTAAACGTACTAAGCAAGAGTGGGAGAGTAtcttgcaaagcgtaatatgGGAAGTGCATGTATCAGAAGCTGGGctttttcctcttttgtttttgagcTACAAGGACTTGTCGCCGGTAATTAAGCAGTGCTTCTTATATTGTGGCGTATTTCCCCAGAAGTCAGAGATTGTTGTGGAGAAGTTGATAAGAATGTGGATGGCTTTAGGCTATCTAAGCCAAACTGAGAGGATGAGTGACTTGGAATCTAGAGGCATAGAGTACTTCGAAAATTTGATCATGTATTCTGTCTTTAAAGACTTTGTAGTACACGGTGATAGAGTTTACTGCAAAATAGATGAGACAATGCATGATTTTGCTCAATTTCTCAAAAGAACCAAAAGTCAGGATCACAATCACGGAGTAAatgcaaagaaaaaattgtcacTCCAAGATTACAGTCAACCACTAGTTTCCCAAGCCCAGGTATATCGTAGCTTAATTTGTCAAAATGAGCTTCCTTCTGAAAGATTTTATGTTATAACTTGCCTAAGGGTATTAAGTTTATGTGAGTGCGATATGCAAGAGATTCCAAGTAGTATAGAAGCATTGATTCACTTGAGGTACTTAGACTTGAGTGGTAACGGATCAATAACGGGAGTTTCTGAAAGTGTATGCAAGTTGTACTACTTGCAAACTCTCTATTTGAGCAACTGCTGGTTGAGACAAATACCAAGGAAAATTGGGAATTTGATTTACTTGAGACACCTGGACTTCAGTTGGAATTCATACATAGAAGAGTTGCCAGAACCTATATGCAATTTGTATGATCTACGAACCCTGAATATTGCATACTGTAGCCGTCTTTCTAGGCTTCCACGAGGCATCGAAAAACTGTCACGCCTAAGACACCTTCCCAACGATGAAACTGAAATTCTTCATCAGATTCCTCAAGGATTGGAGAAATTGACTGGCCTTCAGACATTGAGACTGTTCCATGCTGGAAAAGATTGGAGCAAACTAGGATACTTGGAGAGGTTGGACCAACTCAGTGAATCTCTAGAGCTGAAAATCCGTCTTCATGATAGAGAAGATGTGAATGAGGCACGGAAGGCAGCGCTGAGACGCAAGATCAACATACAGCGCCTGAAAATCTATTTTCTTGATGCAATGCGGAGAACAGAAGGAGAGGTGTCGATAAGTAATGAAACAATGGAGGCTCTGCAGCCATCTCCAAACTTGCATTATTTAACAATTCATGGCTACAAGGGGACAAAGTTCCCAGCCTGGATCTCCTCATCTCTCAGCCATCTAAAAGTTCTTGAATTCCAAGGATTCAGTAATATCACAACCTTGCCATGTTTGGGGAAGTTACCGGAGCTGAAAGAGCTTTCAGTGTGGGTAATGGAAGATTTGAGATCTGTGGGCAGGGAATTTCTTGGAATAGAAGGGAATACTGATGGCTCAACGCCATCGTCAGGTGTGGTGATAAGCTTCCCTAACTTGGAGTCACTGAGTTTACGGGGCTGTCCGAACTGGGAAGAATGGGAGGACATAACagctgaagaagaaaagatggGCAGCCTGTTGATAATGCCGCATCTCAAGCAGTTGGCGATCCACGCTTGCAGGTTGACACAGCTACCACATCGGCTCCTCCGGAAGGCCTCATCGCTCCAACATTTGACAATCGAGCGTTCTTTCAACCTATTGGAACATTATGGGAAGAACGGTTCTGGGTCGAGATTCCTCTCCCATATTCCACATGTTACAGTAAGCTAG
- the LOC105157736 gene encoding putative disease resistance protein RGA3 — translation MADAMITIVLDRLADVLQKQIKEEVDLVRGVKKEVRYLSSELDAIRNVLEDAERRGYKEKTVQNWLKRLEDVSYDIDDVLDEWNYALLKPQIEGSEDRHWTMMKVCSFIPSSCLGLHKVATRRDIAKKIKGLKERLAMIVKNKNDYDFMINRPADPRESARVQSVSLVNLSEIQGREADKDVLVGKLMLGAVGQQLQVGPQVISIVGVGGIGKTTLAQLVYNDDRLVNCFELKIWVCVSDIFDEVRIAKAIVEIVKGSSPNLNELEALMKHLKDSISGKKFLLVLDDIWTEDHTKWEPLRNTLKFGGVGSKILVTTRSERVTRMMCATEIHHLGQLSDHDCWLLMKRVAFDGRSEEDPEELQEISKKIANKCKGLPLAAKVLGSLLRFKNTKKEWECLLDNEIWQLEEAEVELFPHLFLSYNELSPAMKRCFSYCAIFPKDWEIDVDKLIRMWIALGYLTSTGSTSEVELRGKEYFNNLKMRSFFQDFVEHKDGVYCKMHDIVHDFAKFLRNTNSHNLEGREEASKDGSLIQAYNPSLVSIVKVYRSLFCQDEVPCDRFDFITCLRVLSICSEWRARGIPEGMEDLIHLRYLDVTRCQIEQFLPNICTLYNLQTLYLDECELEQIPREIGNLIHLRHLNLSGNSRLEELPETICNLQELQTLNLASCVCLSKLPEGIDRLVNLKHLPNDYTRILYIPQGFQQLTNLQTLRLFHAGRGFNKLGYLKRLDKLSGSLELRISVHDREDVNEARKAELRNKIHMQNLKIWFMDQMTSTDSDVQESLINEVMEALQLPPNLRHLTIRGYKGTKFPGWSSSSFNHLRVVEIQECNGIPTLPSLGKLPRLEQLSVWRMRGLEFLSRDFLGIADISMPFGFPKLKKLSFCYCPSWEKWEDITAEEEGNITLSIMPCLWELNFEGCRLSELPHRLLRKASSLQHLRVRDSFYLSLRYEEKNASGWGSLSHIPHVEVAKSY, via the coding sequence ATGGCTGATGCTATGATTACCATAGTGCTGGATCGATTGGCTGATGTTTTACAGAAACAGATCAAAGAAGAGGTGGATTTGGTGAGAGGAGTGAAGAAAGAAGTTCGCTATCTCTCCTCCGAGTTGGATGCAATCAGGAATGTGTTGGAAGATGCAGAAAGGAGAGGATATAAGGAGAAGACTGTCCAGAATTGGCTGAAAAGGCTAGAAGATGTGTCTTACGACATAGACGATGTGCTGGATGAATGGAACTATGCTCTTCTCAAACCTCAGATTGAAGGGTCTGAGGATCGTCATTGGACTATGATGAAGGTATGTTCTTTTATCCCATCTTCTTGTTTGGGCTTGCATAAAGTTGCAACACGTCGAGATATTGCCAAGAAGATAAAGGGATTGAAAGAAAGGCTGGCTATGATagtgaagaataaaaatgattatgaTTTCATGATTAATCGGCCTGCTGATCCTCGAGAATCAGCTAGAGTTCAATCTGTTTCTTTAGTCAATTTGTCGGAAATACAAGGCCGAGAAGCTGACAAAGATGTTCTTGTGGGAAAACTCATGCTTGGAGCTGTTGGCCAGCAACTTCAAGTAGGTCCCCAAGTTATTTCTATAGTTGGGGTAGGGGGAATTGGGAAGACGACTCTTGCTCAACTTGTATACAATGACGATCGTCTGGTAAACTGTTTTGAGTTAAAAATTTGGGTTTGTGTTTCTGATATTTTTGATGAGGTTAGGATTGCTAAAGCAATTGTTGAGATTGTGAAGGGGAGTTCACCAAATCTCAATGAATTGGAGGCACTGATGAAGCATTTAAAAGACTCTATTTCAGGAAAAAAGTTTCTTCTTGTCCTAGATGATATCTGGACAGAAGACCACACCAAATGGGAACCCTTGAGAAACACTCTTAAGTTTGGTGGTGTTGGGAGCAAAATTTTGGTGACAACAAGAAGTGAAAGGGTTACAAGAATGATGTGCGCTACCGAGATTCATCATTTAGGCCAACTATCGGATCACGACTGTTGGCTGTTAATGAAACGTGTGGCATTTGATGGGAGGAGTGAAGAGGATCCTGAAGAATTGCAAGAAATCAGTAAGAAAATAGCTAACAAGTGCAAGGGCTTGCCGCTTGCTGCGAAAGTCTTGGGAAGCCTTTTGcgttttaaaaatactaagaAAGAGTGGGAGTGTCTCTTGGACAATGAAATATGGCAATTGGAGGAAGCAGAAGTCGAGCTTTTTCCTCATTTGTTTTTGAGCTACAACGAGTTGTCCCCTGCAATGAAGCGGTGCTTCTCATATTGTGCCATCTTTCCAAAGGACTGGGAGATTGATGTTGATAAATTGATAAGAATGTGGATAGCTCTAGGCTATCTAACATCAACTGGAAGCACGAGCGAAGTGGAACTTAGAGGCAAAGAATACttcaacaatttaaaaatgcGTTCTTTCTTTCAAGACTTTGTCGAACACAAGGATGGAGTTTATTGCAAAATGCATGATATAGTGCATGATTTTGCTAAGTTTCTTAGGAATACCAATAGTCACAATCTGGAGGGTAGAGAAGAGGCAAGTAAAGATGGGTCATTAATCCAAGCTTATAATCCATCACTAGTTTCCATAGTCAAGGTGTATCGTAGCTTATTTTGTCAAGATGAGGTTCCTTGTGACAGATTTGATTTCATAACATGCCTAAGGGTATTAAGTATTTGTTCAGAATGGCGGGCACGAGGGATTCCAGAAGGCATGGAGGACCTGATTCACTTGAGGTACTTAGATGTGACCAGATGCCAGATAGAACAATTTCTTCCAAACATATGCACGTTGTACAACCTGCAAACTCTTTATTTAGATGAATGCGAGTTGGAACAAATACCAAGGGAAATTGGGAATTTGATTCATTTGAGACACCTAAACTTGAGCGGGAACTCACGCTTGGAAGAGTTGCCTGAAACCATATGCAATTTGCAAGAACTACAAACCTTGAATCTTGCATCTTGTGTGTGTCTTTCCAAGCTTCCAGAAGGGATCGATAGACTTGTAAACCTGAAACACCTTCCCAATGATTACACTCGTATTCTCTATATTCCTCAAGGATTCCAGCAATTAACTAACCTTCAGACTTTGAGACTGTTCCATGCTGGAAGAGGTTTCAACAAATTGGGATACTTGAAGAGGTTGGACAAGCTCAGTGGATCTCTAGAGCTTAGAATCAGTGTTCATGACAGGGAAGACGTGAATGAGGCCCGGAAAGCCGAATTGAGAAACAAGATACACATGCAGAACCTGAAAATATGGTTTATGGATCAAATGACGAGTACAGATTCAGATGTACAGGAGTCGTTGATAAATGAGGTGATGGAGGCTCTGCAGCTGCCCCCAAACTTACGTCATTTGACAATTCGTGGCTACAAGGGGACAAAGTTTCCAGGTTGGAGCAGCTCATCTTTTAACCATCTAAGAGTCGTTGAAATCCAAGAATGTAATGGTATCCCAACGTTGCCTAGTTTGGGAAAGCTGCCTAGGTTGGAACAGCTTTCAGTGTGGAGAATGAGAGGGTTGGAGTTCCTGAGCAGGGACTTCCTTGGTATAGCAGATATTTCAATGCCATTCGGGTTCCCTAAGTTGAAGAAACTGAGTTTCTGTTACTGTCCAAGTTGGGAAAAATGGGAGGACATAACGGCTGAAGAAGAAGGCAACATCACCTTGTCGATAATGCCATGTCTTTGGGAACTAAATTTTGAGGGTTGCAGGTTAAGCGAGCTACCACATCGGCTCCTCCGTAAGGCATCATCTCTCCAGCATTTGAGGGTCCGGGATTCTTTCTATCTATCCCTACGTTATGAGGAGAAGAACGCTTCAGGCTGGGGATCATTGTCCCACATTCCACATGTCGAAGTGGCCAAATCCTATTAA
- the LOC105157737 gene encoding PRA1 family protein F2-like has product MTNYGTIPTSSSPSGPPVNLEYISRAKERLKAGLGTRRPWREMFDIHCFNLPKSFHEAVARVRTNIAYFRMNYAIVVLLILFLSLLWHPISLIVFIAMMVVWLFLYFLRDEPLVIFGRLISDQVVLIVLAVVTIIVLLLTRATTNILSSLLVGVVVVLIHAAIRKTDDLFADEEAAGGLLRSSGPSSSS; this is encoded by the coding sequence atgacaaattatgGCACCATCCCCACGTCGTCTTCCCCCTCCGGCCCGCCGGTCAACCTCGAGTACATCTCACGAGCCAAGGAACGCCTCAAGGCCGGCCTGGGAACGCGCCGCCCATGGCGCGAAATGTTCGACATACACTGCTTCAACCTCCCCAAGTCCTTCCACGAAGCTGTGGCGCGAGTCAGGACGAATATCGCCTACTTCCGGATGAACTATGCCATCGTCGTTCTCCTGATTCTGTTCCTCAGCCTGCTCTGGCACCCGATCTCGCTTATCGTCTTTATTGCGATGATGGTGGTGTGGCTGTTCCTCTACTTCCTCCGCGACGAGCCGCTGGTGATTTTCGGCCGGTTGATTAGTGATCAGGTGGTGCTGATCGTGCTCGCGGTGGTGACGATTATTGTCCTGTTGCTGACGCGCGCCACCACCAACATCCTGTCGTCGCTGCTTGTGGGCGTGGTGGTGGTCTTGATTCACGCTGCCATCAGGAAGACCGACGATTTGTTCGCCGATGAGGAAGCTGCTGGAGGTTTGTTGCGGTCTTCCGGAccctcttcttcctcttga
- the LOC105157735 gene encoding putative disease resistance protein RGA3 encodes MAEAMVSIVLDRLADVIQRQIQEEVNLVRGVRKEVDYLSSKLNTIRNVLEDAERRRYKDKTIQSWLNKLEDVSYDIDDVLDEWNYAILKHQIERTSSKHEVCPFTPSSCFCFSSVATRRDIAKKIKGLKERLDGIVNEKDVFNFIVNQPIDAQESTRVRSTSLVDVSDIHGRENDRDVLVSKLMLEAVGQQPQVGPQVISIVGVGGIGKTTLAQLLYNDDRLVNFFELKIWVCVSDVFDEVRIAKAILEIVAGKSSDLNELESLLNCLKDSISGKRFILVLDDVWTEDYTKWEPLKNALYCSDPGSKILVTTRSQRVARLMHTTETHHLGQLSDDDCWMLMKRAAFYGRSEEECEGLENIGKKIADKCKGLPLAAKVLGSLLRFKDTKEEWAGILDSKIWELREAEVELFPHLFLSYNELSPSMKQCFSYCAIFPKDSKIDVEILIRMWMALGYLGSTRSTSELELRGKEFFNSLRMRSFFQDYSEFRGRVTCKMHDIVHDFAQFLRKTKSHNPDGRVEARKNVSFQAYDPLLVSQMKVYRSLIFQRELPSELFDSVTCLRVLKLCESGLQEIIRCTENLIHLRYLDLSGNKLTANFLGRICKLYNLQTLNLSHCGLKEVPRVIGNLIHLRHLDLSRNRDIEELPETICNLHDLETLDLSYCGRLVALPEGIDRLINLRHLPNDHAETLYQIPQGFKQLTGLQTLRLFYAGRGWSKLGYLKKLDQLSGSLELKIRLCDREDVDEAWNAELRNKIHIRSLTIWFVDAIGRAEQDEMVRNEALVALQPHPNLHSLTILDYRGTQFPGWISSYLNHLRILRIEDCNYISTLPCLGKLPELEELSVGTMRKLKFVGREFLGIAGDIDGSMASSSVVIRFPKLKKLSFWNCPRWKEWEDITAEEEGSATVSIMPCLKELKIDDCWLTQLPHRLLRKVSVENLTVQDFPPIQKEGFWLEDQSARFRPLRRSYLQRMALY; translated from the coding sequence ATGGCAGAAGCTATGGTTAGCATTGTGTTGGATCGATTGGCTGATGTTATTCAGAGACAGATCCAAGAAGAGGTGAATTTGGTGAGAGGAGTGAGGAAAGAAGTTGATTATCTGTCCTCTAAGTTGAACACAATCAGGAATGTGCTGGAAGATGCAGAGAGGAGAAGGTACAAGGACAAGACAATCCAAAGTTGGCTGAACAAGCTGGAAGACGTGTCTTATGATATAGACGACGTGCTGGACGAATGGAACTACGCTATCCTCAAGCATCAGATTGAAAGGACGTCGAGCAAGCATGAGGTCTGTCCTTTTACCCCgtcttcttgtttttgtttcagCAGTGTTGCAACTCGTCGGGATATTGCCAAGAAGATAAAGGGGTTGAAAGAAAGGTTGGATGGGATTGTGAATGAGAAAGATGTGTTCAATTTCATAGTTAATCAGCCTATTGATGCTCAAGAATCAACTAGAGTTCGATCTACTTCTTTAGTTGATGTGTCCGACATACATGGCCGGGAGAACGACAGAGATGTTCTTGTGAGCAAACTCATGCTTGAGGCTGTTGGCCAGCAGCCTCAAGTAGGCCCTCAAGTTATTTCGATAGTTGGGGTGGGGGGGATTGggaagaccactcttgctcaACTCCTATACAATGATGATCGTCTGGTGaacttttttgaattaaaaatttgggtTTGTGTTTCTGATGTTTTTGATGAGGTTAGGATTGCTAAAGCGATTCTTGAGATTGTGGCGGGTAAATCCTCAGATCTCAATGAATTGGAGTCCCTGCTGAATTGTTTAAAGGACTCTATTTCAGGGAAAAGGTTTATTCTTGTCCTGGATGATGTTTGGACAGAAGACTACACCAAATGGGAACCTTTAAAAAATGCCCTTTACTGCAGTGACCCTGGGAGTAAAATTTTGGTGACAACAAGGAGTCAAAGGGTTGCAAGATTGATGCATACTACCGAAACTCATCACTTAGGCCAACTATCTGATGATGATTGTTGGATGTTAATGAAACGGGCAGCTTTTTATGGCAGGAGTGAGGAGGAATGTGAGGGATTAGAAAACATTGGTAAGAAAATAGCCGACAAGTGCAAGGGTTTGCCGCTTGCTGCAAAAGTCTTGGGAAGCCTTTTGCGTTTTAAAGATACCAAAGAAGAGTGGGCGGGTATATTGGACAGCAAAATATGGGAATTAAGGGAAGCAGAAGTTGAGCTTTTTCCTCATTTGTTTTTGAGCTACAACGAATTGTCTCCATCAATGAAGCAATGCTTCTCATATTGCGCCATATTTCCAAAAGATTCGAAGATTGATGTGGAGATTTTGATAAGGATGTGGATGGCTCTAGGTTATCTGGGCTCAACCAGAAGCACGAGTGAGTTGGAACTTAGAGGCAAAGAGTTCTTTAACAGTTTAAGAATGCGTTCTTTCTTTCAAGACTATTCGGAATTTCGTGGTAGAGTTACGTGCAAAATGCATGATATAGTGCATGATTTTGCTCAGTTTCTCAGGAAGACCAAAAGTCACAACCCAGATGGCAGAGTAGAGGCAAGGAAAAATGTGTCATTCCAAGCTTACGATCCGTTACTGGTTTCCCAAATGAAGGTATATCGTAGcctaatttttcaaagggAACTTCCTTCTGAACTATTTGATTCTGTGACATGCCTAAGGGTATTAAAGTTGTGCGAATCTGGTTTGCAAGAGATTATAAGGTGTACAGAAAACTTGATTCACTTGCGGTACTTAGACCTGAGCGGAAACAAGTTGACAGCAAATTTTCTTGGAAGAATTTGCAAGTTGTATAACTTGCAAACTCTCAACTTAAGCCACTGCGGGCTCAAAGAGGTTCCAAGGGTAATTGGAAATTTGATTCACTTGAGGCATCTTGACTTGAGTAGGAACCGAGACATAGAAGAGTTGCCGGAAACCATATGCAACTTGCATGATCTAGAAACCTTGGATCTTTCATACTGTGGAAGACTTGTCGCTCTTCCAGAAGGGATCGATAGACTCATAAACCTGAGGCACCTTCCCAATGATCACGCTGAAACTCTCTATCAGATTCCTCAAGGATTCAAGCAATTAACCGGCCTTCAAACGTTAAGACTGTTCTATGCTGGAAGAGGTTGGAGCAAATTAGGATACTTGAAGAAGTTGGACCAACTCAGTGGATCTCTGGAGCTGAAAATAAGGCTTTGCGATAGAGAAGATGTGGATGAGGCCTGGAATGCAGAACTGAGAAACAAGATACATATCCGGAGCCTGACAATTTGGTTTGTTGATGCAATAGGGAGAGCAGAACAAGACGAGATGGTAAGAAATGAAGCACTGGTGGCCCTGCAGCCGCATCCAAACTTGCATTCTTTGACGATTCTTGATTACCGGGGGACACAGTTCCCAGGTTGGATCAGCTCATATCTCAACCATCTAAGAATTCTTCGTATTGAAGATTGCAATTACATCTCAACCTTACCTTGTTTGGGAAAGTTGCCGGAGTTGGAAGAGCTTTCAGTGGGGACAATGAGGAAGTTGAAGTTTGTGGGCCGGGAATTCCTGGGAATAGCAGGGGATATCGATGGCTCAATGGCATCGTCAAGTGTCGTGATAAGGTTTCCTAAGTTGAAGAAACTGAGTTTCTGGAACTGTCCAAGGTGGAAAGAATGGGAAGACATAACGGCTGAAGAAGAAGGTAGCGCTACTGTGTCGATAATGCCATGTCTCAAGGAGTTGAAGATCGATGATTGCTGGTTAACGCAGCTACCACATCGGCTCCTACGTAAGGTATCGGTCGAGAATTTGACGGTCCAGGATTTTCCACCTATACAGAAAGAAGGGTTTTGGCTGGAAGATCAAAGTGCCAGATTCCGGCCACTTAGAAGGAGCTATTTACAGCGGATGGCACTCTACTAG